The proteins below are encoded in one region of Candidatus Methanomethylicota archaeon:
- a CDS encoding EVE domain-containing protein: protein MTYSFVEVVMPKFWIASGPPEYWKVAFEIGKIWGVTNGKFTQWKKLSSGDYILFYANKPVSGVIGYGVVRTKFRQDKPLWPREIEERRVIWPYRFEFDVEYCLPQDEWEKRRVTSNYIAGARIGGLKQIREEEARKIISELVPAKPPSPLDGINSIENSLKKVLESAKLSFSITHECVELMLLRIGKQLGFHTYTADPSRTCDNISLKELADMDKDYLKRYAGDQFLE from the coding sequence TTGACATATTCATTTGTAGAAGTTGTTATGCCGAAATTTTGGATCGCTTCTGGTCCTCCTGAGTATTGGAAGGTTGCTTTTGAGATAGGGAAGATCTGGGGTGTGACTAATGGGAAGTTTACTCAGTGGAAGAAATTGTCCAGTGGCGATTACATCTTATTTTATGCAAATAAGCCTGTTAGTGGCGTTATTGGTTATGGTGTTGTTAGAACAAAGTTTAGGCAAGATAAGCCGCTTTGGCCTCGTGAAATTGAAGAGAGAAGAGTTATATGGCCATATAGATTTGAATTTGACGTTGAATATTGTCTTCCACAAGATGAGTGGGAAAAACGTAGAGTTACATCAAATTATATTGCAGGTGCTAGGATAGGAGGATTAAAACAAATTAGGGAGGAGGAAGCTCGAAAAATCATTAGTGAACTGGTTCCAGCTAAGCCGCCTTCACCCTTAGATGGAATTAATAGTATTGAGAATTCATTGAAGAAGGTTCTTGAGTCAGCAAAGCTATCATTTTCTATAACTCATGAATGTGTTGAGCTGATGTTGCTTAGAATAGGTAAGCAGCTTGGATTTCACACTTATACGGCTGATCCTTCACGAACATGTGATAATATCAGCCTTAAAGAGTTAGCTGATATGGATAAGGATTACTTGAAGAGATATGCTGGTGATCAATTCCTTGAGTAG